Proteins from a genomic interval of Lycium ferocissimum isolate CSIRO_LF1 chromosome 2, AGI_CSIRO_Lferr_CH_V1, whole genome shotgun sequence:
- the LOC132042400 gene encoding gibberellin 2-beta-dioxygenase: MVVLSQPLVENFSRIKTCKHNTSDHVYIGVIPVIDLLDPEANTLIIKACQEFGFFKLVNHGVPIETITKLESEAVKFFNLSQIEKDKAGPAYPFGYGNKRIGSNGDVGWVEYLLFTTNPELTHQKSITISGNSHLFWALVNEYVSAVRNLGCVVLEKIAEGLRIEPKNVLSRMLRDEKSDSCFRLNHYPPCPELLKALSGRNMIGFGEHTDPQVISVLRSNNTSGLQISLKDGTWLSVPPDPYSFFINVGDSLEVMSNGRFRSVRHRVLADSLKSRVSMIYFGGPPLSEKIAPLSCLMEGPDEEILYNEFTWSEYKKSAYKTRLGDNRLSLFEKNSKAAQ; encoded by the exons ATGGTAGTTTTATCTCAGCCACTTGTAGAAAACTTTTCTCGCATTAAAACATGCAAGCATAACACTAGTGATCATGTTTACATTGGTGTTATCCCAGTGATAGACCTATTAGACCCTGAAGCCAACACTCTTATTATAAAAGCTTGTCAAGAATTTGGGTTCTTTAAGTTGGTGAACCATGGTGTCCCCATTGAGACCATCACCAAATTAGAAAGTGAAGCTgtcaagttcttcaacttgtcCCAAATTGAGAAAGATAAAGCTGGCCCTGCTTACCCTTTTGGCTATGGTAACAAAAGAATTGGCTCAAATGGTGATGTGGGTTGGGTTGAATATTTACTCTTCACAACTAACCCTGAACTCACTCACCAAAAATCCATCACTATTTCTGGAAATTCTCATCTTTTTTG GGCACTTGTGAATGAGTATGTAAGTGCAGTGAGAAATTTGGGATGTGTAGTGCTGGAGAAGATAGCAGAAGGATTGAGAATAGAACCAAAGAATGTGCTAAGTAGGATGCTAAGGGATGAGAAAAGTGACTCATGTTTCAGGCTAAATCACTATCCACCATGCCCAGAGCTGCTCAAAGCATTGAGTGGTAGGAATATGATAGGATTTGGAGAACACACAGACCCACAAGTAATATCAGTACTGAGATCTAACAACACAAGTGGCCTGCAAATCTCTCTGAAAGATGGGACATGGCTCTCAGTCCCACCTGATCCCTACTCCTTTTTCATCAATGTTGGCGACTCTTTGGAG GTAATGAGTAATGGCAGGTTTAGGAGCGTGCGGCACAGGGTGTTGGCAGATAGTTTGAAATCCAGGGTGTCCATGATTTACTTTGGAGGTCCACCTCTGAGTGAAAAGATAGCACCTTTATCATGTTTAATGGAGGGACCTGATGAGGAAATTCTGTACAATGAATTCACATGGTCTGAATACAAGAAGTCAGCTTACAAGACGAGGCTTGGTGACAATAGGCTGTCCCTCTTTGAAAAGAATTCAAAAGCTGCCCAATGA